In one window of Haloimpatiens sp. FM7315 DNA:
- a CDS encoding oligopeptide/dipeptide ABC transporter ATP-binding protein has protein sequence MIKSMPKNYNCSNRFYSIKGTVPYLTEEINGCEFCNRCDKSMKICSVKVPFDIKVNEDHRVKCWLYDKR, from the coding sequence TTGATAAAGTCTATGCCTAAAAATTATAATTGTAGTAATAGATTTTATTCTATAAAGGGTACAGTGCCTTATTTAACGGAGGAAATTAATGGCTGTGAATTCTGTAATAGATGTGATAAGTCTATGAAAATATGTTCAGTTAAAGTTCCTTTTGATATTAAAGTAAATGAGGATCACAGAGTTAAATGCTGGCTTTATGATAAAAGATAA